ATTGCCTTAAATAACAATGGAACTACCACTCACAACAATCTTAATACTTCATCATGGAGGCGGGCGCGGTAATTGAGACCCCCTGATGCGGTTTTATTGCGGATAATATCTTTATATCGCTCAAAATCATCGAGGTGGGCCAGAGCCGCTTCCCGAATTTCACGAGTATCAACCGGCTGAATCTCACCGCACATATAATGCCCGGCGAAGATATGCGATTTCCAGGGAATCTTACCCCGCCCGTCAGTAAAAGTAACGTTTATCTGGAGCAGGTAACGGTCAAGCGCGATGGTGCAACCGGTTTCTTCGTATGCCTCCCGAATGGCGCCTTCGGCCAATGTCTCTCCCGGATGGCAGGCGCCGGATGGCGGGCGATAAAGACCCGGTGGATAATTATGTTTGGCGATAACGATTAACTCAGATCCCTTGAATAAAAACATAGTAACATCATGCGCCCGGCCGTAATGCTGCGTTGAGCGGATGAATTCGTATTCCTGATGATCCACCGGCGCCACCATGTGAATAACCGGAGGATAACCATACTTATCGGCAGCTTCCTGTATGAGGCGGTAATTTACATACATAAAAATTTTCTAAATAGTCGCGCATTAGGCGAACAAACGGATAATTTCTTCCTGAACCGGCTGGGTGGTAATAACCGGACCGGTCTCATCAATTAATACGTCAATTTCCGTCCGAACGCCAAAATCCTTATAATACAAACCAGGCTCAATCGAAAACAGATGCCCCGGCATCAAAAGACGGCGGTCTTCGGTTTCAAGGTTATCAATATTCGGCCCCGGACCGTGAACCGATCCGGCAATCGAATGTCCGGTACGATGCGTAAAATAATTCCCCTGATCATCAGCCGCGATCACCCCCCGACAAACATCATCGACCTGATACCCAAAAATATTTTTCTGCCCCCAGTTAGTGATCAAAAAATCAATCGCGGCGTCGCGAGCCATGCAAATCAGCGAAAAACTTTTGGTGTACTCATCCGGCAGGTCGCTGCCGGTATAAGCCATCCAGGTTATATCCGCGAAAACCGATTTTGGTTTTTGTAATTTGGCCCATAAATCGATTAAGACCAGATTGTCTTTTTTAATTTCGGCACAATTTTCGGCGGTCGGGACGTAATGCGGATTTCCGGCGTTGGGACCGACAGCGCAAATCGGAGGATGATCGGTCGTCATATCCGCCCGGGAAAATTTATCCATGATAAATCGGATAACTTCATATTCGGTTATAGTCTCGCTGTTGTTTAATCTATCTTTAATAAGCGCAAAGGCCTCATCTTTAACGCGGTTTATATTTTCCGCCGCCTCTTTTTGCATAATAATCTGATTCGGGGTCAAACAGGCGTCAAATTTCGCGACCAAATCGGCCGAAGTTACAACTTCAACGCCAAATGAACGAATCAATTCAAGAGTGCCGGCATCAACTTTTCCGATATACGGCAACCGACCTTTTTCGGAATATTCCATCGCCAGACGCTTTTTGCCTTTCAGCTCTCGGGCCAGTTCTTCTTCAAGCAAGCGATATGATGAGTAATAAAATTTGCGTCCGGGCAAAGATTCAAACGGTTTTTTCTCAATATTATGAATAAAAGCGATTGGTTGTCCGCTGGCCGGTATAAAATAAAATGAGCGGCGGGTAATTATTCCGGTTAACTCCAAAAAACTAACGGCGATATCATTTTGACCGTGAAAATCATATATCAGCCAACCATCCAGGCCCAAACGGGCCAATTCCCCCTGAATATTCTGCAATCGTGTCGAATCCAAATGAGCCTCAATTCTTAATCTACGATTAATTACGATAAATTTCTAAGTTATCGTTAAAACTAAGTTATAACCGAGCAAAGTAACCGTAATATATAATTTTTGACCCTCAAATCAATCTCAAAAAATATGACCTAATTTTACCTTTTTAATTTAAAAAACCAAAAATTGGCGGAACCACCCTCGGATATTATTGTTAAAGATAATGGAGCACTAATTGTGTCACATCAAGGAATGACTCTCTTGATACAATGTGTTCTGATTTGCCGGATACTTCCCCCCGAAGGTTTCGGCAAATGGTAACCTCCTTGCCTTAATTGCCCCTGCAAGAGCAGACGGCCGGGTCCCCAAACCGGCCGTTTTGCTATTTAAATGGAAAATTTCCAGGAACAATAGTATTCATCGGGGTGCGAATCAGGCGGACAACAAACACATTCCGTCTTAATTCGGGAGTCGATTGTTGAGGCAAATAAGGCGTACTCCATCAATCCAACCGGCTTGCATGGAAAATCAGGACGTCCC
The genomic region above belongs to Candidatus Zixiibacteriota bacterium and contains:
- a CDS encoding NUDIX hydrolase, producing MYVNYRLIQEAADKYGYPPVIHMVAPVDHQEYEFIRSTQHYGRAHDVTMFLFKGSELIVIAKHNYPPGLYRPPSGACHPGETLAEGAIREAYEETGCTIALDRYLLQINVTFTDGRGKIPWKSHIFAGHYMCGEIQPVDTREIREAALAHLDDFERYKDIIRNKTASGGLNYRARLHDEVLRLL
- a CDS encoding M24 family metallopeptidase, giving the protein MDSTRLQNIQGELARLGLDGWLIYDFHGQNDIAVSFLELTGIITRRSFYFIPASGQPIAFIHNIEKKPFESLPGRKFYYSSYRLLEEELARELKGKKRLAMEYSEKGRLPYIGKVDAGTLELIRSFGVEVVTSADLVAKFDACLTPNQIIMQKEAAENINRVKDEAFALIKDRLNNSETITEYEVIRFIMDKFSRADMTTDHPPICAVGPNAGNPHYVPTAENCAEIKKDNLVLIDLWAKLQKPKSVFADITWMAYTGSDLPDEYTKSFSLICMARDAAIDFLITNWGQKNIFGYQVDDVCRGVIAADDQGNYFTHRTGHSIAGSVHGPGPNIDNLETEDRRLLMPGHLFSIEPGLYYKDFGVRTEIDVLIDETGPVITTQPVQEEIIRLFA